In a single window of the Pieris rapae chromosome 9, ilPieRapa1.1, whole genome shotgun sequence genome:
- the LOC110999736 gene encoding uncharacterized protein LOC110999736 has product MSFTQGLAKIKENDDKHKTTPIAKVAPELKQSNDVDTQISKTCAVLGCEESKNFNADSFFPFPEDEHLRQIWTDLTGRNNWTPTDYSYICVQHFSVDCFECDSNNAVVLVNKAVPSLKLPKHVLEVEYIEEDSLDNEAEDEDYLENDYEMDVDDSAFERSGTNDTTIQKSNDYPKEISATNGPTHSNSNSNGDIKEHSDMEKSFSDMQVKQNFKVLKLFTEVQRMQRESIEIKNKYRYALRSYKRQTRFLTRLREVIEMKKKILEQKKKKKSRILLSLQDKIKEDTSGLVLAMPTRHTDDLKNFALSIYRYSPQAYIYIRNALRTLLPGIETLDSWMNSGYEPRNVLTNSNLIKITTDLNETEMNCKITLR; this is encoded by the exons ATGAGTTTTACACAAGGTTTAGCGAAGATCAAAGAAAATGatgataaacataaaacaactCCTATCG CGAAAGTGGCACCTGAACTCAAACAGAGTAATGACGTTGATACACAAATATCAAAGACTTGCGCTGTTCTAGGTTGTGAAGAATCAAAAAATTTTAATGCCGACTCATTTTTCCC ttttcCTGAAGATGAACATCTAAGACAGATATGGACAGATCTGACTGGCAGGAATAATTGGACACCAACAGATTACTCTTATATTTGTGTTCAACACTTTTCAGTAGATTGTTTTGAATGTGACTCTAATAATGCTGTAGTTCTTGTTAATAAGGCAGTACCCTCATTAAAACTACCTAAACATGTTTTAGAG GTTGAATATATTGAAGAAGATTCTTTGGACAATGAAGCTGAAGATGAAGACTACTtggaaaatgattatgaaatgGATGTTGATGATTCAGCTTTTGAGAGATCAGGAACAAATGATACAACTATACAGAAATCAAATGATTACCCTAAAGAAATATCTGCAACCAATGGACCAACACATTCCAATAGTAATTCAAATGGAGACATAAAAGAACATTCTGACATGGAAAAGTCCTTCAGTGACATGCaagttaaacaaaattttaaagtattaaaactcTTTACTGAAGTACAAAGAATGCAACGTGAgtcaattgaaataaaaaataaatatagatatgcTTTGCGCTCATATAAACGTCAAACACGGTTTTTAACAAGGCTTCGTGAAGTAATAgaaatgaagaaaaaaattttagaacaaaagaagaaaaagaagtcACGAATTCTTCTATCATTGcaagacaaaataaaagaagataCAAGTGGTCTTGTTCTAGCAATGCCAACCAGACATACAGATGATTTAAAGAATTTTGCTTTGAGTATTTATAGATATTCTCCACAGGCCTACATATATATCAGAAATGCTCTGAGAACTCTTTTACCAGGCATTGAAACACTAGATTCATGGATGAATTCAGGCTATGAACCAAGAAATGTCCTCACTAACAgcaatctaataaaaataacaacagaTTTAAATGAAACTGAAATGAATTGTAAGATTACATTACGTTAG
- the LOC110999705 gene encoding trafficking protein particle complex subunit 5, whose product MSSNRSKSSILDKPLSKGKGEVSLAIYALLFSEIVQYSQNRSHSIQELQTKLSEMGQDVGSRLLDLYFVRERNSKREIKLLNMLLFVKSTLWKVLFGKEADKLEHANDDERTYYIIEKDALVNKFISVPKDKGSLNCASFNAGIIEAVLTRSGFAAKVTAHWHKGTTYMVKFDDAVILRDKSLDDR is encoded by the exons atgtcatcTAATCGTTCAAAATCATCAATTCTTGACAAGCCTCTGAGTAAAGGAAAAGGCGAAGTCTCCTTAGCTATTTACGCTCTGCTGTTTTCAGAAATAGTACAGTATAGTCAAAATCGTTCGCATTCCATACAGGAATTACAGACTAA ACTCTCTGAAATGGGACAAGATGTTGGTAGCAGATTGTTAGATTTATACTTTGTTAGAGAAAGAAATAGTAAAAGAGAAATTAAACTTCTTAACAtgctattatttgttaaatcaaCTTTGTGGAAG gTATTATTTGGTAAAGAAGCAGATAAGTTAGAGCATGCAAATGATGATGAAAGGACTTACTATATCATTGAAAAGGATGCTCTG gtaaataaatttataagtgtacCTAAAGACAAAGGATCCCTTAACTGTGCATCTTTCAACGCTGGAATAATTGAAGCAGTTTTAACTAGAAGTGGCTTT gCTGCAAAAGTGACTGCTCATTGGCATAAAGGCACGACATACATGGTTAAATTTGATGATGCTGTGATCTTGAGGGACAAGTCATTGGATGACcgttaa
- the LOC110999693 gene encoding TM2 domain-containing protein CG11103: MILHKTITVVFSFLTLTIAESEPYLKEPYRPLSPLVKCSFLPIEFLDCDEPVDHKGNETAKKAVKHGCVKFGGSRYEDVEKTKVQCKALDGIECYGSRSFLRDGFPCVRYSGHYFTTTLIYSILLGFLGMDRFCLGQTGTAVGKLLTLGGLGIWWIVDVVLLITNNLHPEDGSNWNPYV, translated from the coding sequence ATGATTCTACATAAAACTATAACAGTtgttttttcatttcttaCTCTAACTATAGCGGAAAGTGAGCCATACCTTAAGGAACCATATCGCCCACTAAGTCCTCTTGttaaatgtagttttttgCCCATAGAATTTCTAGATTGTGATGAGCCAGTAGATCATAAAGGTAACGAAACTGcaaaaaaggcagtaaagcaTGGCTGTGTGAAATTCGGAGGTTCTAGATATGAAGATGTGGAAAAAACAAAAGTGCAATGTAAAGCACTAGATGGAATTGAATGCTATGGAAGCAGGAGTTTTCTTAGGGATGGATTTCCTTGTGTACGATATTCAGGACATTATTTCACAACCACCttaatatacagtatattatTAGGATTTCTTGGAATGGACAGATTTTGTTTGGGCCAAACAGGTACAGCTGTGGGCAAGCTTTTAACATTGGGTGGACTTGGAATTTGGTGGATTGTCgatgttgtattattaataactaataatctGCATCCAGAAGATGGTAGTAACTGGAACccatatgtttaa
- the LOC110999688 gene encoding 40S ribosomal protein S13: protein MGRMHAPGKGISQSALPYRRSVPTWLKSTADDVKEHIFKFGKKGLTPSQIGVMLRDSHGVAQVRFVTGKKILRIMKAMGLAPDLPEDLYYLIKKAVAMRKHLERNRKDKDSKFRLILVESRIHRLARYYKTKSVLPPNWKYESSTASALVA, encoded by the exons ATGGGTCGTATGCACGCACCTgg CAAGGGTATCTCGCAGTCAGCGTTGCCTTATCGTCGTAGCGTTCCAACTTGGTTAAAATCCACCGCTGATGATGTTAAGGAACACATTTTCAAGTTTGGCAAGAAGGGTCTGACTCCTTCCCAAATTG GTGTTATGCTTCGTGATTCCCATGGAGTTGCTCAAGTCAGATTTGTCACTGGTAAAAAGATCCTTCGTATTATGAAGGCTATGGGACTCGCCCCAGATCTACCAGAAGATCTTTACTACTTGATCAAAAAAGCTGTTGCCATGAGGAAGCACTTGGAACGTAACAGGAAAGACAAGGACAGTAAATTCAGACTTATTCTGGTTGAATCTAGAATCCACAGGCTTGCTCGTTACTATAAGACCAAGAGTGTCCTTCCCCCCAACTGGAAGTATGAATCAAGCACAGCATCAGCTTTAGTGgcttaa
- the LOC110999712 gene encoding ras-related protein Rab-39B — protein MVDPIFDYQFRLILIGDSTVGKSSLLKYFTDGKFAELSDPTVGVDFFARIIEVQDGTRIKLQLWDTAGQERFRSITKSYYRNSVGALLVYDVCNRSSFEHIPLWMMEAKRHIEPHRPVFALVGCKVDLVGTDSKNGARREVSCEEARMFAEENGLHHVETSAKTGVNVEQAFILVAQEVYNRIQTGEYKVEDGWDGIKSGFNRPNGMDFNLLEAETVQSTCC, from the exons ATGGTTGATCCCATATTTGATTACCAATTTAGACTTATTTTAATCGGAGACAGCACTGTCGGTAAAAGTTCGCTTCTTAAATACTTTACAGATGGAAAATTTGCTGAG TTGTCGGATCCCACCGTTGGAGTAGATTTTTTTGCGCGTATCATTGAAGTACAGGATGGTACGCGAATCAAATTACAATTGTGGGATACTGCTGGTCAAGAAAGATTTAGATCAATAACGAAATCGTATTATAGAAATTCAGTGGGTGCTCTTTTAGTTTACGATGTTTGTAATAGATCAAGCTTTGAGCATATTCCCCTATGGATGATGGAAGCCAAACGTCACATAGAGCCTCATAGACCTGTATTCGCTCTTGTTGGGTGTAAAGTAGATCTTGTAGGAACAGATTCTAAAAATGGTGCACGAAGAGAGGTTTCCTGTGAAGAGGCTAGGATGTTTGCAGAAGAAAATg GCTTACATCATGTTGAGACTTCAGCGAAAACAGGGGTTAATGTTGAACAAGCGTTTATTCTTGTTGCTCAAGAAGTTTACAACCGGATCCAAACAGGGGAATATAAAGTTGAGGATGGTTGGGATGGTATAAAATCTGGTTTCAATCGACCAAATGGTATGGACTTTAACCTTCTTGAAGCAGAAACTGTACAATCTACATGCTGCTAa